GAAGTCGGCCTCGCGGTATTCCAGGTGGCGGGCGATGAACAGCTCGGTCAGGTGGGGCGTGGGGTCGGCGGCGGCGAGCTCGGCCGCGTCGTGGGCGACGTTGCGCGCCTCCTCCAGGATGATGCGGCGATCGTCGGAGCCGCCGGGCTCGGCCAGGGCCTGGAAGACGAGGAACTGCGCGTACACCTGCGCGCCGCCCGGGTCGCGGGGCTGCTGGGCGCGCCAGTCCCGCAGCCAGCGCCCGTCCGCCCGCCGGGAGGGCCCCTCCTTGCTGAAGGAGACGGCGTCCTCGGCGGGACCGGCCTCCGGCACCCCCTGCTCCCGGGAGCGGGCCAGCTCCATCGCCGCGGCGCCCGCCAGCGACTGCACCCGCTGCCAGCGCAGCTCGTGCTCGTCACCGGTGAAGGCCAGCAGCCGCGCGACCGGCTGCCAGTCCTGGGTGCGCTGGGTCTCCTCCAGCGCGTCGACCAGTTCGCGGTCCGGCCCCGGCAGGCGCACGTCGAGCTGGTCGGAGGGCACGAAGCCGTAGCCCGCCGACGGGTCGAGGGCCTGCGCGAGCCCGCGCGCCCCGTCCCGGCTGCCTTGGCGCAGCTGCCTGCGGCGCATCGCGGGGTAGGCCACCGCACCGAAGATGGCGGCGAGGGCAATCAGGAGGAGCAGGGCTTCCATGGCGTCGGGTCTCCACGCTCGGGGGCGCCTCCCGGCCGAAGGCTGGGGGAGGGTCGGGTCGTCGGCTGGGCGGTCTGGCTGGCGCGGGCGGCCCGGCCGAGCCGCCCTGACTCCACCGTACGGCCCACTAGTGCCGTGACCGGCAGTGTTTGCCCGGAAGGAGCGTCGTCGTGGGGGCACCGCCCGCGCGAGCGGAGCCGAGCGTGGGGGAGCGTGCGATCGCAAGGCGGCCGGAAGCCCTTGATTGGGGTCTCCCCTGCTCGAACGAAGTTGAGAGCTTGGGGAAGGAGCTACCAGGGCTTTTGGCCAACGCGGCACTGGGGGCACCCCCTGCTCGGAGAGCTTGGGGGAGTGCGTGCCGGGCGGCGCGACGGGGCAAAGCTTGCCGGGAGGGGCACTAGTCTCGCCCCCATGAGTGAGCAGCGCGACAATGGCATCGAGAACGGCGGCGACGGCATCTCCGGCGTCCGCCCCGGAGGCTTCGAGACCCTCGCCATCCACGCGGGTCAGGCGGCCGATCCCACGACGGGGGCGGTCGTGCCGCCCATCCACCAGGTTTCCACCTACAAGCAGGACGGCGTCGGCGGGCTGCGCGGCGGCTACGAGTACAGCCGCTCGGCGAACCCGACCCGCACCGCGCTGGAGGAGAACCTCGCGGCGCTGGAGGGCGGCAGGCGAGGGCTGGCCTTCGCCTCGGGTCTGGCCGCCGAGGACTGCCTGCTGCGTACGCTTCTGACGCCCGGCGACCACGTCGTCATCCCCAACGACGCGTACGGCGGCACCTTCCGCCTCTTCGCGCGGGTCGCCGAGCGGTGGGGGGTGCAGTGGTCGGTGGCCGACTCCTCGGACCCGGCCGCCGTACGGGCAGCGCTGCGCGAGCGCACCAAGGCGGTGTGGGTGGAGACGCCCTCCAACCCGCTGCTGGGCATCACCGACATCGAGGCGGTCGCGGAGGTGGCGCACGGCGCCGGGGCGCGGCTGGTCGTGGACAACACCTTCGCCAGCCCCTACCTCCAGCAGCCGCTGGCGCTGGGCGCCGACGCCGTCGTGCACTCGACGACGAAGTACATGGGCGGTCACTCGGACGTGGTGGGCGGCGCGCTCGTCGTCTCC
This sequence is a window from Streptomyces sp. NBC_01775. Protein-coding genes within it:
- a CDS encoding cystathionine gamma-synthase; this translates as MSEQRDNGIENGGDGISGVRPGGFETLAIHAGQAADPTTGAVVPPIHQVSTYKQDGVGGLRGGYEYSRSANPTRTALEENLAALEGGRRGLAFASGLAAEDCLLRTLLTPGDHVVIPNDAYGGTFRLFARVAERWGVQWSVADSSDPAAVRAALRERTKAVWVETPSNPLLGITDIEAVAEVAHGAGARLVVDNTFASPYLQQPLALGADAVVHSTTKYMGGHSDVVGGALVVSDPALGDELAFHQNAMGAIAGPFDSWLVMRGIKTLAVRMDRHGANAARVAQLLQAHPRVSEVFYPGLPSHPGHEIAAKQMRGFGGMVSFRVADGEEAAVRVCDRARLFTLGESLGGVESLIEHPGRMTHASAAGSALEVPADLVRLSVGIESADDLLADLTQALD